From Elaeis guineensis isolate ETL-2024a chromosome 16, EG11, whole genome shotgun sequence, a single genomic window includes:
- the LOC105059332 gene encoding uncharacterized protein isoform X3 has product MVNSTFSLPITTTFPSSHGFHLRSRGRWWNPKVSIRPPPPGFDYKSEVLEDSRSAVAAMNPELMDLVESGALVVIDKRRFGPVPSWRREFVEPEAIWLIGTSHISEESAVNVERVVRAVKPDNVVVELCRSRQVCMFAEFTFRAGIMYTCTNADDAALLKSNMFSLSGAKFLGAVNRSINLGGQSAFALRLLLAVFSSKISSGAHRTFGDEFRAARKISEEVGAQIVLGDRPIEITLERAWSSLTWNEKLRLVISLFQGITFPSSDLPENYLKDQEMDGSPFKLYEQLSISYPSLLQPLMNERDTYLAWSLKRSKAVNRSKTVVGVIGKGHMNGVVYALISDQGNLRFRDLVGRTSVSGSNGWLSSILKSLVRDTILGFILWAVYEQLKTIL; this is encoded by the exons ATGGTGAATTCTACCTTCTCTCTGCCTATCACCACCACCTTTCCAAGCTCCCATGGCTTCCACCTTCGATCTAGAGGCAGGTGGTGGAATCCAAAGGTTTCGATCCGGCCTCCACCGCCCGGCTTCGACTACAAGTCGGAGGTCCTGGAGGATTCTCGATCGGCGGTGGCGGCGATGAACCCGGAACTGATGGATCTGGTGGAGAGCGGTGCCTTGGTCGTGATCGATAAGAGGCGCTTCGGCCCGGTCCCGAGCTGGAGGAGGGAATTCGTGGAACCTGAAGCCATCTGGTTGATCGGGACGTCGCACATATCAGAGGAGTCGGCTGTGAATGTGGAACGTGTGGTCAGGGCCGTAAAACCGGATAATGTGGTGGTAGAGCTCTGTAGAAGCAGGCAAGT TTGTATGTTTGCAGAATTCACTTTCAGGGCTGGAATAATGTACACTTGCACTAATGCTGATGATGCTGCACTCTTAAAGTCAAATATGTTCTCATTAAGTGGGGCTAAATTTTTGGGAGCTGTCAATCGTAGCATAAACTTGG GAGGACAAAGTGCTTTTGCATTACGCTTGCTCTTAGCAGTTTTCTCTTCCAAGATTTCTTCTGGTGCCCATCGAACTTTTGGAGATGAG TTCCGAGCTGCTCGAAAAATTTCTGAAGAGGTTGGAGCTCAAATTGTTTTGGGAGATCGGCCAATTGAAATAACT CTTGAAAGGGCATGGAGCTCTCTCACATGGAATGAAAAACTGAGATTGGTGATCTCACTTTTTCAAGGCATAACTTTTCCATCCTCTGACCTGCCAGAGAATTATCTGAAG GATCAAGAAATGGATGGCAGCCCATTTAAGCTTTATGAACAGCTGAGCATTTCATATCCTTCCTTGCTGCAGCCTCTCATGAATGAGCGTGATACG TATTTAGCATGGTCTCTGAAGAGGAGCAAAGCTGTGAACAGGAGCAAGACTGTAGTCGGTGTTATAGGAAAAGGACACATGAATGGGGTGGTCTATGCATTGATATCTGATCAGGGGAACTTGCGGTTTCGCGATCTTGTTGGTAGGACCTCGGTTAGTGGCTCCAATGGCTGGCTTAGTAGCATACTCAAAAGTCTAGTTAGGGATACCATTTTAGGCTTTATCTTGTGGGCTGTTTATGAGCAGCTGAAGACTATTCTGTAG
- the LOC105059332 gene encoding uncharacterized protein isoform X1, with product MVNSTFSLPITTTFPSSHGFHLRSRGRWWNPKVSIRPPPPGFDYKSEVLEDSRSAVAAMNPELMDLVESGALVVIDKRRFGPVPSWRREFVEPEAIWLIGTSHISEESAVNVERVVRAVKPDNVVVELCRSRAGIMYTCTNADDAALLKSNMFSLSGAKFLGAVNRSINLGGQSAFALRLLLAVFSSKISSGAHRTFGDEFRAARKISEEVGAQIVLGDRPIEITLERAWSSLTWNEKLRLVISLFQGITFPSSDLPENYLKDQEMDGSPFKLYEQLSISYPSLLQPLMNERDTYLAWSLKRSKAVNRSKTVVGVIGKGHMNGVVYALISDQGNLRFRDLVGRTSVSGSNGWLSSILKSLVRDTILGFILWAVYEQLKTIL from the exons ATGGTGAATTCTACCTTCTCTCTGCCTATCACCACCACCTTTCCAAGCTCCCATGGCTTCCACCTTCGATCTAGAGGCAGGTGGTGGAATCCAAAGGTTTCGATCCGGCCTCCACCGCCCGGCTTCGACTACAAGTCGGAGGTCCTGGAGGATTCTCGATCGGCGGTGGCGGCGATGAACCCGGAACTGATGGATCTGGTGGAGAGCGGTGCCTTGGTCGTGATCGATAAGAGGCGCTTCGGCCCGGTCCCGAGCTGGAGGAGGGAATTCGTGGAACCTGAAGCCATCTGGTTGATCGGGACGTCGCACATATCAGAGGAGTCGGCTGTGAATGTGGAACGTGTGGTCAGGGCCGTAAAACCGGATAATGTGGTGGTAGAGCTCTGTAGAAGCAG GGCTGGAATAATGTACACTTGCACTAATGCTGATGATGCTGCACTCTTAAAGTCAAATATGTTCTCATTAAGTGGGGCTAAATTTTTGGGAGCTGTCAATCGTAGCATAAACTTGG GAGGACAAAGTGCTTTTGCATTACGCTTGCTCTTAGCAGTTTTCTCTTCCAAGATTTCTTCTGGTGCCCATCGAACTTTTGGAGATGAG TTCCGAGCTGCTCGAAAAATTTCTGAAGAGGTTGGAGCTCAAATTGTTTTGGGAGATCGGCCAATTGAAATAACT CTTGAAAGGGCATGGAGCTCTCTCACATGGAATGAAAAACTGAGATTGGTGATCTCACTTTTTCAAGGCATAACTTTTCCATCCTCTGACCTGCCAGAGAATTATCTGAAG GATCAAGAAATGGATGGCAGCCCATTTAAGCTTTATGAACAGCTGAGCATTTCATATCCTTCCTTGCTGCAGCCTCTCATGAATGAGCGTGATACG TATTTAGCATGGTCTCTGAAGAGGAGCAAAGCTGTGAACAGGAGCAAGACTGTAGTCGGTGTTATAGGAAAAGGACACATGAATGGGGTGGTCTATGCATTGATATCTGATCAGGGGAACTTGCGGTTTCGCGATCTTGTTGGTAGGACCTCGGTTAGTGGCTCCAATGGCTGGCTTAGTAGCATACTCAAAAGTCTAGTTAGGGATACCATTTTAGGCTTTATCTTGTGGGCTGTTTATGAGCAGCTGAAGACTATTCTGTAG
- the LOC105059332 gene encoding uncharacterized protein isoform X2 produces MYTCTNADDAALLKSNMFSLSGAKFLGAVNRSINLGGQSAFALRLLLAVFSSKISSGAHRTFGDEFRAARKISEEVGAQIVLGDRPIEITLERAWSSLTWNEKLRLVISLFQGITFPSSDLPENYLKDQEMDGSPFKLYEQLSISYPSLLQPLMNERDTYLAWSLKRSKAVNRSKTVVGVIGKGHMNGVVYALISDQGNLRFRDLVGRTSVSGSNGWLSSILKSLVRDTILGFILWAVYEQLKTIL; encoded by the exons ATGTACACTTGCACTAATGCTGATGATGCTGCACTCTTAAAGTCAAATATGTTCTCATTAAGTGGGGCTAAATTTTTGGGAGCTGTCAATCGTAGCATAAACTTGG GAGGACAAAGTGCTTTTGCATTACGCTTGCTCTTAGCAGTTTTCTCTTCCAAGATTTCTTCTGGTGCCCATCGAACTTTTGGAGATGAG TTCCGAGCTGCTCGAAAAATTTCTGAAGAGGTTGGAGCTCAAATTGTTTTGGGAGATCGGCCAATTGAAATAACT CTTGAAAGGGCATGGAGCTCTCTCACATGGAATGAAAAACTGAGATTGGTGATCTCACTTTTTCAAGGCATAACTTTTCCATCCTCTGACCTGCCAGAGAATTATCTGAAG GATCAAGAAATGGATGGCAGCCCATTTAAGCTTTATGAACAGCTGAGCATTTCATATCCTTCCTTGCTGCAGCCTCTCATGAATGAGCGTGATACG TATTTAGCATGGTCTCTGAAGAGGAGCAAAGCTGTGAACAGGAGCAAGACTGTAGTCGGTGTTATAGGAAAAGGACACATGAATGGGGTGGTCTATGCATTGATATCTGATCAGGGGAACTTGCGGTTTCGCGATCTTGTTGGTAGGACCTCGGTTAGTGGCTCCAATGGCTGGCTTAGTAGCATACTCAAAAGTCTAGTTAGGGATACCATTTTAGGCTTTATCTTGTGGGCTGTTTATGAGCAGCTGAAGACTATTCTGTAG